Proteins co-encoded in one Anaerolineae bacterium genomic window:
- a CDS encoding sigma-70 family RNA polymerase sigma factor: MKNIFGDNSDQDLIKAVGNGDHQAFEHIVDRYKNALYNFVYRYLQDRSLAEEVVQEVFLRIYKAAPKYKPANNAKASTWIFKIAFNLSMNELKARRRYSRLTVDRAGEREIPAGMQVPVFAETREMMEGIMSGLRLLPENQRSALLLRVQQGFSYREISEILNATVSSVESLIYRARQHLKQHVCMEHKE, from the coding sequence ATGAAAAATATTTTCGGGGATAATTCAGATCAGGATTTGATCAAAGCTGTCGGCAACGGAGATCATCAGGCATTTGAGCACATAGTAGATCGATATAAGAATGCTCTATATAATTTCGTCTATAGATACCTTCAGGACCGTTCCCTAGCGGAAGAGGTGGTTCAGGAGGTTTTTCTGAGAATTTATAAGGCAGCCCCGAAATATAAACCCGCAAACAATGCAAAAGCATCAACCTGGATATTTAAAATAGCTTTTAACCTTTCCATGAACGAGTTAAAAGCTCGCAGGCGTTACTCGCGTTTGACAGTGGATCGTGCCGGTGAAAGAGAAATACCTGCCGGGATGCAGGTTCCCGTGTTTGCGGAAACACGGGAAATGATGGAAGGCATTATGTCAGGCCTGCGTCTGCTTCCAGAGAATCAGAGATCTGCTTTGCTTTTACGAGTGCAGCAAGGATTTTCTTACCGGGAAATCAGCGAAATTTTAAACGCCACTGTCTCAAGCGTTGAATCTTTGATTTACAGGGCGCGTCAGCATCTGAAACAGCATGTCTGCATGGAACATAAGGAGTAA
- a CDS encoding zf-HC2 domain-containing protein yields MNCQEIREKISSYMDNELDSEQSRCVDQELLRCPVCREELKLLQQVDAAVKEMPSCSPSAQFPARLMQQIAKQAALPERYGFTYNIFVHPVKFFEKFYNLFNSQRVSTTATLDELGDFPPCSISYIYFKLLATKP; encoded by the coding sequence TTGAATTGCCAAGAAATCAGAGAAAAAATTTCCTCTTATATGGATAATGAGCTTGATTCAGAGCAATCCAGATGCGTGGACCAAGAGCTTTTACGCTGCCCTGTGTGCAGAGAAGAATTAAAGCTCTTGCAGCAGGTGGATGCAGCTGTCAAAGAGATGCCGTCTTGCAGCCCGTCAGCCCAATTTCCCGCACGACTTATGCAGCAGATTGCAAAACAAGCAGCTTTGCCTGAAAGATATGGTTTTACATATAATATATTTGTACATCCTGTTAAGTTCTTTGAAAAATTTTATAACCTTTTTAATTCACAAAGGGTTTCAACAACTGCCACGCTTGATGAGCTTGGTGATTTTCCGCCTTGCTCTATTAGTTATATTTATTTCAAACTCCTTGCCACAAAACCATGA
- a CDS encoding Spy/CpxP family protein refolding chaperone: MPILYFVFGSFTAIIIMTTILAVIYFGLKKKEAAQMNIRGYLDLIPDLTETQRSRVELIRSSFLPSVEELRKGLCIKRTKLADLLFAESIDRSKINNIAEEILRHQSELEKEVIDHILEEKELLSPLQQRRFYKIIVDQFSSGSLGVHDVKGRKA, translated from the coding sequence ATGCCTATTTTATATTTTGTCTTTGGATCTTTTACCGCAATTATTATAATGACTACTATTTTGGCTGTTATCTATTTTGGTTTGAAGAAGAAAGAAGCAGCACAGATGAATATAAGGGGATATCTGGACTTGATCCCTGACCTTACAGAAACGCAACGCAGCCGGGTTGAATTAATTCGCAGCAGTTTTTTGCCCAGTGTGGAAGAACTTAGAAAGGGTCTTTGTATTAAAAGGACAAAGCTGGCAGATCTTCTGTTTGCCGAATCAATTGACAGATCAAAAATAAATAATATTGCCGAAGAGATACTGCGGCACCAGTCAGAATTGGAAAAAGAGGTTATTGATCATATTTTAGAGGAAAAGGAGCTCCTTTCGCCATTGCAACAGAGAAGGTTTTACAAAATAATTGTTGATCAGTTTTCATCCGGCAGCCTGGGAGTTCATGATGTAAAGGGCAGGAAAGCTTAA
- a CDS encoding RiPP maturation radical SAM C-methyltransferase → MKKIMPCGTKSSMADCLKPVVLVSTPWPLYSRPSIQLGALKAYLKSTFPKLQIKALHLYLKVAERIGYKLYHEISERTWPAESIYAALLFPERINEIKKVFYREAKNNKVLQKTDFDALTAGVKEASDNMIKAIDWGKFGLAGFSICFCQLTSSLYFIRKIKKSFPNLPIVTGGSVFAGDTIYQLLEAFSEIDYAVSGEGELPVAGLIRYLMKSDVKSKRPSIPGLVSRNGSDIIGDVSFNQIKDLTSLPLPDYDDYFDLLKTFRPDKTFFPTLCAEISRGCWWKSIRKSGKQKGCAFCNLNLQWNSYRKKSPEQVVSEIDSLTKKYKTLSVAFMDNLIPLRESKEIFLRLHKLGKDLRLFAEIRANTSCEVLKAMRLAGVEEVQIGIEALSTRLLKKLNKGTTCIQNLEVMKHCEELGIDDISNLILCFPGSDITDVKETLHALDFAFPFHPLRAVNFWLGLGSPVWENRHASGLTTVFNHPNYAALFPPDVFQSISFMIQSFRMDRVYQKKLWEPVKQKVKAWKKSYALLHSGLSCSPILSFRDGGDFLIIRQKRPGADPLTHRVNGIYRDIYLFCRTNRSLRRIIACFPQIDEDRIIKFLKMMRSKRLIYEENNRYLSLAIRVIKEQRQ, encoded by the coding sequence ATGAAAAAAATAATGCCCTGCGGGACAAAATCATCTATGGCCGACTGCTTGAAACCTGTTGTTTTAGTCTCTACTCCATGGCCACTTTATAGCCGGCCATCGATTCAGCTTGGAGCATTAAAAGCCTATTTGAAATCCACGTTTCCGAAATTGCAAATAAAGGCGCTTCACCTGTATTTAAAGGTAGCGGAAAGAATCGGCTATAAACTTTATCATGAAATTTCGGAAAGGACATGGCCTGCGGAATCAATATATGCGGCACTGTTATTTCCCGAACGGATTAATGAAATTAAAAAGGTTTTTTATCGCGAGGCAAAAAACAATAAAGTGCTTCAAAAAACCGACTTTGATGCGCTCACAGCCGGGGTCAAAGAAGCATCCGACAATATGATAAAGGCTATAGACTGGGGCAAATTCGGCTTAGCTGGTTTTTCAATCTGTTTTTGTCAACTCACCTCCTCCCTTTATTTTATCAGAAAAATAAAAAAAAGCTTTCCGAATCTTCCTATAGTAACGGGCGGCTCGGTATTTGCCGGAGATACTATCTATCAGCTGCTTGAGGCATTCAGCGAGATAGACTATGCGGTTAGCGGCGAAGGGGAACTGCCTGTGGCCGGATTAATCCGTTATTTAATGAAATCTGACGTCAAAAGTAAAAGACCTTCTATTCCCGGACTTGTATCAAGAAACGGCTCCGATATAATCGGTGATGTTTCATTTAATCAAATAAAGGATCTAACCTCATTGCCCCTGCCTGATTATGATGATTACTTTGATTTGCTTAAAACATTTAGGCCGGATAAAACCTTTTTTCCGACTCTGTGTGCCGAAATTTCCAGAGGCTGCTGGTGGAAATCCATAAGAAAATCGGGTAAACAAAAAGGCTGTGCTTTTTGCAATCTTAACCTTCAGTGGAACAGCTACAGAAAAAAGAGCCCTGAGCAGGTTGTCTCTGAAATTGATTCTTTGACAAAAAAATATAAAACCCTGTCTGTCGCCTTCATGGATAATCTGATTCCGCTTAGGGAAAGCAAGGAGATATTTTTACGACTTCATAAACTGGGCAAAGATTTGCGCCTGTTTGCAGAGATACGGGCGAACACGTCATGTGAGGTGTTAAAAGCCATGCGCCTGGCAGGTGTTGAAGAGGTACAGATAGGGATAGAGGCATTAAGCACCCGGCTTCTCAAAAAGCTTAATAAAGGGACTACCTGCATCCAGAATCTGGAAGTAATGAAACATTGCGAGGAATTAGGCATTGACGACATATCAAACCTGATTCTTTGCTTTCCCGGAAGCGATATAACCGATGTAAAGGAAACCTTGCACGCCCTTGATTTTGCATTTCCTTTTCACCCATTAAGGGCCGTTAACTTCTGGCTCGGCCTTGGAAGCCCTGTCTGGGAAAATCGGCACGCCTCCGGCCTTACAACGGTTTTTAACCACCCCAACTATGCCGCATTATTTCCACCGGATGTTTTTCAATCAATTAGTTTTATGATACAGTCTTTCAGGATGGACCGTGTATATCAGAAAAAATTGTGGGAACCTGTTAAGCAAAAGGTAAAAGCCTGGAAAAAATCATATGCCCTGCTTCACAGCGGTCTTTCATGTTCACCGATTCTCAGCTTTCGTGATGGAGGCGATTTTTTGATCATCCGTCAAAAACGCCCGGGAGCGGATCCGCTGACGCATCGTGTAAACGGAATCTACAGAGATATCTACCTTTTTTGCCGGACCAACCGTTCGCTAAGGCGTATTATAGCCTGTTTCCCGCAGATAGATGAAGACAGGATTATAAAATTTTTAAAGATGATGAGAAGTAAAAGGTTGATATACGAAGAAAATAATAGATACTTAAGCCTTGCCATCAGAGTAATAAAGGAACAAAGACAATGA
- a CDS encoding cation diffusion facilitator family transporter produces the protein MEHITEQDRFRRISRVLWIVLILNFGVAAAKLFYGWLTNSASIMADGYHSFSDGSSNIIGLFGIWMASRPRDERHPYGHAKYESLSSTGIALLLFLVCFNVLNQSIKRFLHPVQPEIDTTSFLVMGITLLINIVVMLYERNQGRLLQSQILISDSLHTTADIFTTSSVIIGLLVIRAGYPIVDPAIACLISIFIACAGISILKTSFKILVDAAAVDKEQIRSIAMAINGIEYCHKIRSRGWQGYIHVDMHCHIKRHISLDKAHKIAHLVEDKIKENIHGIKDVTIHIEPCQDK, from the coding sequence ATGGAACATATTACAGAACAAGACAGGTTTCGCCGGATCAGCAGGGTCTTATGGATTGTCTTGATCCTGAACTTTGGCGTTGCAGCTGCCAAGCTTTTTTATGGTTGGCTGACGAATAGCGCCAGCATCATGGCAGATGGCTATCATTCATTCTCTGACGGTTCATCCAACATTATCGGCTTGTTCGGCATATGGATGGCCTCCAGACCCAGAGACGAACGCCATCCTTACGGTCATGCCAAGTATGAGAGCCTGAGCTCAACAGGCATTGCTCTGCTCCTTTTTCTGGTCTGTTTCAATGTTCTGAACCAATCGATAAAACGCTTCCTGCATCCTGTTCAGCCTGAAATTGACACTACAAGCTTCTTGGTCATGGGGATTACCCTGCTGATTAATATTGTGGTTATGCTATATGAGCGCAATCAAGGCCGCTTGCTCCAAAGTCAAATATTGATATCCGACTCACTCCACACCACGGCAGATATTTTTACGACCTCTTCCGTAATAATCGGCCTTTTAGTCATTCGGGCGGGATATCCTATCGTCGATCCTGCAATAGCATGTTTAATCAGTATATTTATCGCCTGCGCAGGGATTAGTATCCTTAAGACAAGCTTTAAAATATTAGTCGATGCAGCGGCTGTGGATAAAGAACAGATAAGGTCCATAGCCATGGCTATAAACGGCATTGAATATTGCCATAAAATAAGAAGCCGGGGTTGGCAGGGATATATCCACGTTGATATGCATTGCCATATCAAGCGCCATATATCTTTAGACAAGGCGCATAAGATAGCTCATTTAGTCGAAGATAAAATCAAGGAAAATATCCATGGCATTAAGGATGTTACCATCCACATAGAACCATGCCAGGATAAATGA
- a CDS encoding zinc ribbon domain-containing protein, whose product MNFETKEQVLEKVLSQEKPKCPHCGKEMSLWEVPSIPMGDGLGWGEPYLFVCFNDECSLYAKGWDKVQEDYGHNASYRCMCYPRSGKFECMPVFSQSGATGQVVDEQILVQEEMLKEATKKGFSILAGCYVEKDDVTILRLLLDATEPAKVRLKAAEMIGDIGVLEAIDPIRNVKFGNEIIQKQVDESIKKIHERHYTRECPFCAEIIKKIAKICKHCGKEVAGL is encoded by the coding sequence ATGAATTTTGAAACAAAGGAACAAGTTTTAGAAAAGGTACTATCTCAGGAAAAACCAAAATGCCCTCATTGCGGTAAAGAGATGAGCTTATGGGAGGTGCCTTCTATTCCTATGGGCGACGGCCTTGGATGGGGTGAACCTTACCTGTTTGTATGTTTTAATGATGAATGTTCATTGTATGCCAAGGGGTGGGATAAAGTGCAGGAGGATTATGGCCACAATGCTTCTTACAGGTGCATGTGCTATCCCCGTTCAGGGAAGTTCGAATGTATGCCTGTGTTCAGCCAATCCGGAGCAACAGGGCAGGTTGTTGATGAACAGATCCTTGTGCAGGAGGAGATGTTGAAAGAGGCTACAAAGAAAGGGTTTTCAATTCTTGCCGGCTGTTATGTGGAAAAGGATGACGTCACAATATTAAGGTTGCTTTTAGATGCAACAGAGCCGGCAAAGGTCCGGCTTAAAGCAGCTGAAATGATTGGTGATATTGGGGTGCTGGAGGCAATCGATCCAATCAGAAATGTAAAATTCGGCAATGAGATTATTCAAAAACAGGTCGATGAATCTATAAAAAAGATACATGAAAGACATTATACGCGGGAATGTCCGTTCTGCGCTGAAATAATCAAAAAGATAGCCAAAATCTGCAAGCATTGCGGCAAAGAGGTTGCGGGGCTGTGA
- a CDS encoding universal stress protein encodes MNKEHTFNKNILIAVDESENACRAVLYVAQLLEGAKGFRISVLHVIPEPEEDYFPTSEERDKWLDQYKKKVDKMLEDYRQILIKSGFDPSVVSVRSIMRFCPSMAKCILEERDETEYSTVVVGRQGLSRSQEFLFGSVSSKIVNYARNCTVWVVE; translated from the coding sequence ATGAATAAAGAGCATACTTTTAATAAGAATATCCTTATCGCGGTTGATGAGTCAGAGAACGCCTGTCGTGCGGTTTTATATGTGGCTCAACTTCTGGAAGGGGCTAAGGGCTTCAGGATATCTGTTCTGCATGTAATTCCTGAACCTGAAGAAGATTATTTTCCTACTTCGGAAGAGAGAGACAAATGGCTCGACCAGTATAAAAAGAAGGTTGATAAAATGCTTGAAGACTACCGCCAGATATTGATAAAAAGCGGTTTTGATCCCAGCGTGGTTTCGGTTCGCTCTATAATGCGCTTTTGTCCTTCCATGGCAAAATGCATTCTGGAAGAAAGAGACGAGACCGAATACAGCACCGTAGTTGTTGGAAGACAAGGGCTTTCACGAAGCCAGGAATTTCTCTTCGGCAGTGTTTCCAGCAAGATCGTTAACTATGCGCGCAATTGCACGGTCTGGGTGGTTGAATAA
- a CDS encoding glycogen/starch/alpha-glucan phosphorylase encodes MAQKQINRKSISHDNIFKPKSFEQDIERHIMLTLGDDYLAPTSSLYYKGLAYGVRDRLVERWLKTQRSYYDKITKRIYYLSLEFLPGRFLMNYIVNMNIKDECNKALEKAGFTLEDLEEEERDAGLGNGGLGRLASCFMDSIATLKIPGYGYGIRYDYGIFFQTIINGYQVERCDNWIRDGNPWEIKRGSSLYEVKFYGRSEPYMGNDRRLKYRWVDTDNVMAMACDIFIPGYGNDNVNNMRLWAATSSREFNLEYFNQGDYIGAIEAKVMSENISKVLYPSDDKEYGKELRLKQQYFFVSATFQDIMRRFKKKNSILDKLPDEVGVQLNDTHPSISIPELMRILMDDEGLGWDEAWNICTRIFAYTNHTVLPEALETWPVDLFGKMFPRHLEIIYEINHRFLKKVKELYPGNQEMLSGLSLIQEGQERSIRMAHLAIVGSHSVNGVSRLHTDIIKNGLFKDFDKLFPGRIKNITNGISPRRWLLQANPALSQLITSVIGSGWITDLYILKELIPYADDPEFCVAWQKVKKENKERLANYVMHKVGIDINPDTLFDVHVKRIHEYKRQLLNILHVITLYNRLKEKPELQLVPRTIIFGGKASPGYFLAKLIIKLINSVAEIVNNDPDVNEKLKVIFLPNYCVSKAEKIVPATDLSEQISTAGTEASGTGNMKFALNGALIIGTLDGANVEIMEEVGEKNIFIFGLNQEEVKKLRSGGYNPYNYYLNDPELKKALDMINYGYFSPEQPRLFWPIREALLDNGDKYFVLADYRQYVQKQEEASSIYYNPMEWARRTILNTANMGKFSSDRAVLEYAREVWGLRNEG; translated from the coding sequence ATGGCCCAAAAACAAATAAACAGAAAAAGCATATCTCATGACAATATTTTCAAGCCAAAATCCTTCGAACAGGATATTGAAAGGCATATAATGCTGACCCTGGGTGATGATTATTTAGCTCCTACAAGTTCTTTGTATTATAAGGGCCTTGCATATGGTGTACGTGACAGGCTTGTAGAGAGATGGCTAAAAACCCAGCGTTCCTATTACGATAAAATTACCAAGAGAATATATTATCTTTCCCTGGAATTTCTTCCTGGCCGCTTTCTAATGAATTATATTGTCAATATGAATATTAAAGACGAATGTAACAAAGCCTTGGAAAAAGCCGGATTCACCCTTGAAGATCTTGAAGAAGAAGAGCGGGATGCTGGTCTTGGTAACGGAGGCTTGGGAAGGCTTGCGTCCTGTTTTATGGATTCAATTGCAACCCTTAAGATACCTGGATATGGTTACGGCATTCGATATGATTACGGTATTTTTTTTCAGACCATAATAAATGGCTATCAGGTTGAACGATGCGACAACTGGATCAGAGACGGGAATCCCTGGGAGATAAAGCGCGGGAGTTCTCTCTATGAGGTTAAATTTTACGGGCGTTCAGAACCTTACATGGGAAATGATAGAAGACTCAAATACAGATGGGTAGATACTGACAATGTTATGGCAATGGCCTGTGATATATTCATTCCCGGATATGGCAACGACAATGTTAACAATATGCGTCTGTGGGCTGCTACTTCCAGTCGTGAATTTAACCTGGAATATTTTAATCAGGGTGACTATATCGGGGCAATAGAAGCCAAAGTAATGAGTGAAAATATCTCAAAGGTTCTATATCCAAGTGATGACAAGGAGTATGGTAAGGAACTAAGACTTAAACAACAATACTTTTTTGTTTCCGCTACATTTCAAGACATTATGCGCAGGTTCAAAAAAAAAAATTCTATCCTTGATAAATTACCGGATGAGGTGGGAGTCCAACTTAATGATACACATCCATCTATAAGTATTCCCGAGCTAATGCGCATCCTAATGGATGACGAAGGACTGGGATGGGATGAGGCATGGAATATTTGCACTCGTATTTTTGCTTATACAAATCACACCGTGCTTCCTGAGGCTCTTGAAACATGGCCTGTAGATCTTTTTGGAAAAATGTTTCCAAGGCATTTGGAAATAATTTATGAAATAAATCACAGGTTTCTGAAAAAAGTTAAAGAGCTTTATCCTGGGAATCAAGAGATGCTGTCCGGATTATCGCTTATTCAGGAAGGTCAGGAACGCAGTATACGTATGGCTCATTTGGCTATAGTGGGAAGCCATTCTGTTAATGGTGTTTCAAGACTTCATACTGATATTATAAAAAATGGTTTATTTAAAGACTTCGATAAGTTATTCCCAGGGCGTATAAAAAACATTACCAATGGAATTTCCCCAAGGAGATGGCTTCTTCAGGCTAACCCTGCCTTATCCCAACTGATTACTTCGGTAATTGGTTCAGGCTGGATAACGGACTTGTATATATTAAAAGAACTTATCCCCTATGCTGATGATCCTGAATTTTGTGTTGCCTGGCAGAAGGTAAAAAAAGAAAACAAAGAGAGGCTTGCCAACTATGTTATGCATAAAGTCGGCATTGACATAAACCCGGACACTCTTTTCGATGTCCATGTGAAGCGCATACACGAATACAAGCGCCAGCTTTTAAATATTTTACATGTTATAACTCTTTATAATAGGTTAAAAGAAAAACCTGAATTACAACTTGTTCCCAGGACGATTATATTCGGCGGTAAGGCTTCACCCGGTTATTTTTTAGCTAAGCTTATAATTAAGCTGATTAATTCTGTTGCTGAAATAGTAAACAATGATCCTGATGTTAATGAAAAACTTAAAGTAATTTTTTTGCCGAATTACTGCGTTTCCAAGGCGGAAAAAATTGTCCCGGCAACTGATTTATCCGAACAAATATCTACAGCAGGCACAGAAGCATCCGGTACTGGAAATATGAAATTTGCCCTTAATGGAGCTCTTATAATTGGTACATTGGACGGTGCTAACGTAGAAATAATGGAAGAGGTAGGCGAGAAAAATATATTCATCTTTGGATTGAATCAAGAAGAAGTTAAAAAGCTGAGGAGCGGAGGTTATAATCCTTATAATTATTATCTGAACGATCCAGAATTAAAAAAGGCTTTGGATATGATTAATTATGGATATTTTTCGCCGGAGCAGCCCAGGCTTTTCTGGCCTATTCGAGAAGCTCTTCTTGATAATGGGGACAAATACTTTGTGCTTGCTGATTATCGCCAGTATGTTCAAAAACAGGAGGAAGCAAGCAGTATATATTATAATCCCATGGAATGGGCTAGGCGGACAATATTGAATACTGCAAATATGGGAAAGTTTTCCAGTGATCGGGCAGTGCTTGAATATGCTAGAGAAGTTTGGGGTTTGAGAAATGAGGGTTAA
- a CDS encoding SWIB/MDM2 domain-containing protein, with protein sequence MAEAKGLMKPVKLKSDLAKFLGARELPRTEITKKLWDYIKANKLQTKTENGKPENAGKFIVADASLLPIFKNTKSKSKSGNVTDLTKLKEGQTINMMQMAAVVGANIE encoded by the coding sequence ATGGCAGAAGCAAAAGGATTGATGAAACCGGTAAAGCTGAAAAGTGACTTGGCAAAGTTTCTGGGAGCAAGAGAACTTCCCAGGACAGAGATCACAAAAAAACTATGGGACTACATTAAAGCAAATAAACTTCAGACAAAGACTGAAAATGGAAAACCTGAGAACGCAGGAAAGTTCATTGTGGCTGATGCGAGTTTGCTCCCGATCTTCAAAAACACAAAATCCAAAAGCAAATCAGGCAATGTCACTGACCTTACAAAGCTGAAAGAAGGCCAGACGATCAACATGATGCAGATGGCCGCTGTTGTCGGCGCAAACATAGAATAA
- the gpmI gene encoding 2,3-bisphosphoglycerate-independent phosphoglycerate mutase — MTRNKKPCMLMILDGWGINPNHDGNAVYLAKTPCLDMLKKEYPNTSLLCSGEAVGLPEGVMGNSEVGHLNIGAGRIVFQDLLRINTAINDGSFYENQAINSVISKVKANNSTLHMMGLVSDGGVHSHINHLFALLNMAKQKGLRRVYIHVITDGRDTLSDSGAGYVKELQDYIDSINFGFIATICGRFYAMDRDSRWDRTEKAFRLYTLGEGIKEKSPVEAVKNAYMRKETDEFIRPTVITGKDDKALGTIKDGDGIISFNFRADRARQITKVFTDPVFDQFKREPLPELCEYLCMTIYDEKFTLPLAFSPVHLDKILGQVISEQGLRQLRIAETEKYAHVTYFFNGGEEKPFSLEDRCLIPSPREVATYDLKPEMSAPLVTEEIISRLKSNSYDLIILNFANMDMVGHTGVLEAAIKACETVDKCVRKIADEMRLIGGVILIISDHGNAEKMINENNHVHTAHTLNPVPFILVDDNYKNAELKSGILADVAPTILNILGIDKPEEMTGNSLIVFKNPDR, encoded by the coding sequence ATGACAAGGAATAAAAAACCCTGCATGTTGATGATTCTGGATGGATGGGGAATCAACCCCAACCATGACGGAAACGCTGTTTATCTTGCAAAAACCCCCTGCCTGGACATGCTGAAGAAAGAATATCCTAATACCAGCCTCCTGTGTTCTGGTGAAGCTGTGGGGCTTCCAGAGGGCGTAATGGGTAATTCCGAGGTTGGTCATCTAAATATTGGGGCAGGAAGGATAGTCTTTCAGGATTTACTCAGAATAAACACGGCAATTAATGATGGATCATTTTACGAAAATCAGGCCATAAACTCCGTAATATCTAAAGTAAAGGCTAATAATTCCACGCTTCATATGATGGGGCTTGTTTCAGACGGAGGTGTGCACAGCCATATTAATCATCTGTTTGCCCTTCTGAATATGGCTAAACAAAAGGGGCTCAGACGGGTTTATATACACGTCATAACAGATGGCCGCGATACACTGTCCGACAGTGGAGCAGGATATGTGAAAGAGCTGCAGGATTATATCGACTCCATCAATTTTGGCTTTATTGCAACCATTTGCGGCCGTTTCTATGCCATGGACAGGGATAGCAGATGGGACCGTACGGAAAAGGCTTTCCGTTTGTACACGCTGGGTGAAGGAATAAAAGAAAAAAGCCCTGTAGAAGCGGTAAAAAATGCATATATGCGGAAGGAAACAGATGAATTTATCCGCCCAACCGTAATTACAGGCAAGGATGATAAGGCTCTGGGAACAATAAAAGATGGTGATGGAATTATATCTTTCAATTTTCGCGCCGACCGCGCCAGACAGATAACCAAAGTCTTTACAGACCCTGTTTTTGATCAATTTAAAAGAGAACCTCTGCCAGAGCTTTGCGAATATCTCTGCATGACCATATACGATGAAAAGTTTACTTTGCCTCTGGCCTTTTCCCCTGTTCATCTGGATAAAATCCTGGGACAGGTAATAAGCGAGCAGGGATTAAGACAGCTCAGAATTGCGGAAACAGAAAAGTATGCCCATGTAACCTATTTTTTTAACGGCGGGGAAGAAAAGCCTTTCTCACTCGAGGATCGATGTCTCATCCCGTCGCCACGCGAGGTTGCAACCTATGACTTAAAGCCTGAAATGAGCGCCCCGCTGGTGACTGAAGAGATTATTTCACGCTTGAAATCAAACAGCTATGACCTGATTATTCTAAACTTTGCCAACATGGATATGGTGGGTCATACAGGGGTTCTTGAGGCTGCAATCAAAGCATGCGAAACAGTTGACAAATGTGTAAGGAAAATAGCAGATGAAATGCGGCTGATAGGTGGCGTTATTCTGATTATCTCAGATCACGGTAATGCGGAAAAAATGATAAATGAAAACAACCATGTCCATACCGCCCATACACTCAATCCTGTTCCTTTTATATTAGTTGACGATAATTACAAAAATGCTGAATTAAAATCCGGAATCCTTGCGGATGTCGCCCCCACCATCCTGAATATCTTAGGGATTGACAAACCAGAAGAGATGACCGGAAATTCTTTGATCGTCTTCAAAAACCCGGACAGATAA
- the rsfS gene encoding ribosome silencing factor, with product MINDLDGLLAHYVKAVMGKKATDLVVLDVRGLTSIADFFIICSGSSTRQVMAIAESIKVDLKKHGIKTLNVEGIKEGRWVLLDYGHIIIHVFYEPLRGFYDLEGLWTDAKRVITESMAEEPTLKSVNYATKDT from the coding sequence ATGATCAATGATCTTGATGGGCTTCTTGCTCATTATGTTAAAGCAGTTATGGGGAAAAAGGCAACCGATCTTGTAGTTCTTGATGTCCGGGGGCTGACTTCTATCGCGGATTTTTTTATCATTTGCAGCGGCAGTTCAACCCGCCAGGTTATGGCGATTGCCGAATCTATTAAGGTTGATCTCAAAAAGCATGGAATAAAGACGCTTAACGTGGAGGGTATAAAGGAAGGGCGCTGGGTTTTGCTCGACTACGGCCATATTATCATTCATGTTTTTTATGAACCTTTGCGCGGTTTCTATGACCTTGAGGGATTATGGACAGATGCAAAAAGGGTAATAACCGAAAGTATGGCTGAAGAACCAACCTTGAAAAGTGTAAACTACGCAACAAAGGACACTTAA